A single genomic interval of Helianthus annuus cultivar XRQ/B chromosome 6, HanXRQr2.0-SUNRISE, whole genome shotgun sequence harbors:
- the LOC110863929 gene encoding fe(2+) transport protein 1 — protein sequence MAKLYFLILSLLLLSTVAPLSHGAGQPPNNLPQECQKSTHGPCHNKTRSLNLKLIAIVAILVTSMMGVLLPILSRSVPALQPDTKLFVLIKAFASGVILATGYMHVLPDSFDCLTSKCLPEKPWSKFPFTTFIAMFSAVFTLMVDSYAMSWYKKCKTPNLVDKNQDPELKTLGHCHGHGSSGNDNPASQLRRYRVVAQVLELGIVVHSVVIGLSMGASDNVCTIRPLVAALCFHQFFEGIGLGGCILQADYERKMKAIMVFFFSVTTPFGIALGIGLSNVYQENSPTALVVVGILNAVSAGLLNYMALVDLLASDFMGEKLQNDMKLQTISYFAVILGAGGMSVMAIWA from the exons ATGGCCAAACTCTACTTCCTCATCCTCTCTCTCCTCCTGCTCTCCACCGTCGCACCACTGTCTCACGGCGCCGGACAACCACCCAACAACCTCCCACAAGAATGCCAGAAGTCCACCCACGGTCCATGCCACAATAAAACTAGATCTTTAAATCTTAAACTCATTGCCATTGTTGCAATTCTTGTCACAAGTATGATGGGCGTCTTGTTACCGATACTATCGCGGTCGGTACCCGCTTTACAACCCGATACAAAACTCTTTGTGTTGATTAAAGCGTTTGCTTCGGGTGTGATACTTGCAACCGGGTACATGCATGTGTTACCTGACTCGTTTGATTGTTTGACATCCAAATGTTTGCCTGAAAAACCATGGAGTAAGTTCCCATTCACCACGTTTATCGCGATGTTTTCGGCGGTTTTTACATTAATGGTTGATTCGTATGCCATGAGCTGGTACAAGAAGTGTAAAACACCCAATCTGGTAGACAAAAATCAGGATCCGGAATTGAAAACATTGGGTCATTGCCATGGTCATGGTTCATCTGGGAATGATAATCCGGCTTCACAGTTGAGGCGGTACCGGGTGGTTGCTCAG GTATTGGAGCTAGGCATAGTTGTACATTCGGTTGTGATCGGACTATCGATGGGTGCATCGGACAATGTATGCACAATAAGACCTCTTGTGGCGGCTCTATGCTTTCATCAATTCTTTGAAGGAATAGGCCTTGGTGGTTGCATTCTTCAG GCGGACTACGAGAGGAAAATGAAGGCGATCATGGTATTTTTCTTCTCGGTGACAACTCCATTTGGAATAGCACTTGGGATAGGCCTGTCTAATGTGTACCAGGAAAATAGTCCAACAGCATTGGTGGTGGTTGGAATTCTAAATGCGGTGTCTGCAGGGCTGCTGAATTACATGGCACTGGTGGATTTGCTGGCATCAGATTTCATGGGGGAAAAGCTTCAAAATGATATGAAACTTCAAACAATTTCATATTTTGCAGTAATTCTAGGTGCTGGAGGCATGTCAGTGATGGCGATTTGGGCATAA
- the LOC110865270 gene encoding beta-fructofuranosidase, insoluble isoenzyme 1, which yields MMRVFTKMFWVIALVCLFPLLDNINGGGGGVMAFHKEYIHYQLTTTNNVDQLYRTGYHFQPKQNWINDPNAPMYYKGYYHLFYQYNPKGAVWGNIVWAHSVSKDMINWIPLEPAIVPSKPFDKYGCWSGSTTILPGNKPVILYTGIIDLKPAPGHQVQNYAIPANYSDPLLREWIKPDDNPIVKPTSENVSSFRDPTTAWFNNGHWKMTVGSKHNKRGIVYLYRSRDFVKWTKAKHTLHDKKDTGMWECPDFFPVSTQGTNGVETSALMGGIKHVLKVSLDVTRFEYYTIGTYNTMKDKYYPDSTSVDGWAGLRYDYGNFYASKTFFDPVQKRRILWGWANESSTTAEDVAKGWAGIQLIPRMVWLDPSGKQLVQWPIHELKTLRGEKVHRRNVKLNKGDIVEVKGITAAQADVEASFKFSSLDEAETFDPKWSKLPAENLALEICGITGTKQGGLGPFGFLTLASNKLEEHTPVFFRIFKTTDNKHKILMCSDAKPSSLNKGTYRPSFAGFVDVDLSKKKLSLKSLIDHSVVESFGEGGKTVITSRVYPTLAVGKHAHLYLFNNGTETVTVDRLDAWSMKNPLLMN from the exons ATGATGAGGGTTTTCACTAAAATGTTCTGGGTGATTGCATTGGTGTGTTTGTTTCCATTGTTGGATAATATcaatggcggaggaggaggagttATGGCTTTTCACAAGGAATATATCCACTATCAACTGACCACTACAAACAACGTCGATCAACTTTACAGAACTGGTTACCACTTTCAACCTAAACAGAATTGGATTAATG ACCCGAATG CTCCTATGTACTATAAGGGATACTATCACTTATTCTACCAATATAACCCAAAGGGTGCAGTTTGGGGTAATATTGTATGGGCACACTCGGTTTCAAAGGACATGATCAACTGGATTCCCTTAGAACCAGCAATCGTACCATCAAAACCTTTTGATAAATACGGTTGTTGGTCTGGCTCGACCACTATCCTTCCAGGAAACAAACCTGTTATTTTGTACACTGGAATTATTGACCTAAAGCCCGCACCAGGCCACCAAGTTCAAAACTATGCAATACCAGCAAACTATTCAGACCCACTTCTAAGAGAGTGGATCAAGCCTGATGATAATCCAATAGTAAAACCAACTTCAGAGAACGTGTCGTCTTTTCGTGACCCAACAACTGCTTGGTTCAATAATGGTCACTGGAAAATGACCGTAGGCAGTAAGCATAACAAACGAGGTATCGTTTACTTGTACAGGAGCCGAGATTTTGTCAAGTGGACTAAGGCCAAGCATACACTTCATGACAAAAAGGATACGGGTATGTGGGAATGTCCCGACTTTTTCCCTGTATCAACCCAAGGAACGAACGGAGTGGAAACCTCCGCGCTAATGGGAGGAATTAAACATGTGCTTAAGGTTAGCCTTGATGTGACTAGGTTCGAGTATTACACGATTGGGACATATAACACAATGAAGGATAAATATTACCCTGATAGCACTTCTGTTGATGGTTGGGCTGGTTTAAGATATGATTATGGAAATTTTTATGCATCAAAGACTTTCTTTGATCCTGTTCAAAAACGAAGGATTCTATGGGGTTGGGCTAATGAATCTAGCACCACCGCGGAAGATGTCGCAAAGGGTTGGGCTGGAATTCAG TTGATTCCACGTATGGTGTGGTTGGACCCTAGTGGAAAGCAATTAGTACAATGGCCAATTCATGAATTGAAAACGTTAAGAGGTGAGAAGGTGCACCGGCGTAATGTGAAGCTCAACAAGGGTGACATTGTTGAGGTCAAAGGAATTACCGCTGCGCAG GCGGATGTGGAAGCAAGCTTTAAATTTTCGAGCTTGGATGAAGCTGAGACATTTGATCCTAAATGGTCTAAGTTACCCGCGGAAAATCTTGCGTTGGAGATATGTGGTATCACGGGTACTAAACAAGGGGGCTTGGGTCCATTCGGGTTTTTAACTTTGGCCTCGAACAAATTGGAAGAGCACACTCCTGTATTTTTCAGGATTTTCAAGACCACTGACAACAAGCATAAGATTCTTATGTGTTCCGACGCTAAACC TTCCTCATTGAACAAGGGTACGTATAGGCCATCATTTGCGGGCTTCGTGGATGTTGATCTATCCAAAAAGAAGCTATCCCTCAAGAGTTTGATTGATCACTCGGTTGTAGAGAGCTTTGGAGAGGGTGGAAAGACGGTTATAACTTCCAGAGTTTATCCGACGCTAGCAGTGGGCAAACATGCACATTTGTATCTATTTAACAACGGTACTGAGACTGTTACTGTTGATAGATTGGATGCTTGGTCAATGAAGAATCCTCTTCTGATGAATTAA